ACTGGTCGAAATTTAACAACGATTTCTTTTGGCTCTTTTACAGACATTGCATCGGACTGACTCGATGGTATCGCTTTGTTACCGATCACTCGCGAGCTATATCACAGATGATAATCTCGTCGGACTGCAGAACTTCCTCGAAAATAAGCGAGTGCAGGTCGACGACAGAGATGAGGTAAGCGTGAATCGCtcgaaaaaatttccaaaGATTATTCGACCGTGACCAGAAATtccagaataaaattataatagcaGTCGATATAAATAGACGATAAAAGTCTTCtcagcaaaaaaaatttgaagaagaaataaatataaaaataatttatgctaGATAATCTCTCTGAATTAAATAGATAGCTCTACATGATTCATGAAGAGCAGTATTCTTCTTGTATTCGCCGTGTTCAAGCCGTCTCGAACcttctttaacaaattattctcTTATGACAGAATGGTAGCACCGCCCTCATCCTTGCAGCAACCAAGGGAAAAATACACTTCGTTCGAGAGATCATCAATCATGGAGCGGACGTCAACGCTGAAGACGCGGTTGGTATCCGTTGATTGTAATCGTAGATCGTTTGAttatacgtaataaataacaattctaATATATGCACGTTTCTGTATAATTTCTCAGGATAACTGGACAGCGTTGCTGTGTGCGGCAAAGGAAGGCTACACTGAGATTTGTCTCGAATTGCTCGAGCATGGTGCCGATTTGGAGCATCGAGATATGGTCAGAAGAAGTTGCATATTTTACTAGTCTGGCGTAATGCCATTAATGCAAATCTGTAACTGGAGTCTCAtcatatttgcaaaaattccGTTCTCTTTCGTCATACATACCaagaattttaatgttatcGTCTCTTATTCATCGCCAAAAGTTATTTCCATTAATATAaagagttttattaaaattttcaatatattataaatataatatattaaatttaataatattttaacgatttatacgttttttgtcgattaatttacattcttttaacaaaaaagtatataaaatctaatagAAGAGTTTATTTAGCAATATAGACGTCTGTGTAAAAAATTAGCGCTTTTATAGATAAGAAATCGAAGGATCGAAAGTTCTTTTATTGCAGGGTGGATGGACGGCGCTCATGTGGGCGACATACAAAGGTAAATCGGCGACGGTGACGATGTTGCTGGGGCGCGGGGCTGACGTCAACGCGCatggaaattttcatatatccTCATTAGTATGGGCTGCTGGCAGGGGTTACACTGATATAGTGAAAGATCTCATTGCTCATGGAGCGAAGGTCAATGTCGGCGACAAGGTAATTGTCGGTGGACGTACCGCAAATCGATGACCATCGCTTCGCTCTCGAGATACTTATACTCAATTTTTTCAGTATGGTACGACGGCACTCGTATGGGCGTCGCGCAAGGGAAATGTAGAAATTGTTGATATGCTTCTTAAGGCTGGAGGGAATGTCGACACAGCAGGCATGGTAAGATCAATATaccgttgaaaaatataatatacggaAGTGATGGCTTCCaagttgataaaaaataatatgatgaaAATAGAACGCCATATATAACCATATACATGATTATAcagatttatttgttattcgcATAAACTTAtaggatattttaattttaaaccaAGGTTGGCCACGTATGCCAgccatttacatatataattgttgaGTCAGCGTATCTGTTGTCTATGTGTCTATTTTCTACGTattcttgtttatttattatattaaattataacgatCGCGGAACAGTAAGTCGTCCTCGTGAAAGAGAAAGCAAAGCTGAAACCGACGTGCACTGTACGAATTAGTTGTGCGAATTTTGTCAAATTCGAGACTCATCCATTACGTTATATTtgtcatattaataataataacttgaCACTACATTCTTATcacgaaaaagaaatatttgaatgtaataagaaatatttcagaactTTTCCAACTTTAATATTAGATtatgaagataatttttgacatttataCGTGCTTTTAACAACTTTCTTTGCAGTATTCATGGACTGCTCTGGTCGTGGCAACCCTCGGTAATTATGTGGAGGTGGTATCGTTACTATTGGAGCACAAGCCCAACGTGAACGCTCTAGACAAAGACGGTTGCACCGCTCTAGCAATTGCCTGCCGTGAAGGTCATCACGAAATAGCGAACGCCCTTTTAAATGCCGGTGCTTACGTTAATATTCAGGATCGGGCCGGCGACACAAACCTAATCCACGCGGTTAAGGGTGGCCATCGGGGCGTGGTGGAATCACTGCTGAAAAAATACGCAGACGTTGACATTGCTGGAAAGGTATGACTCGACTTATTTTTCTCCATACCCGCGTATCTTCCTCGAAGATCgacttgcaaaaaaaaataatttttttcaccgAGTATTGCGGTTGCCAAATATTGATCATTCCGATAAGCCGGATTATTACGCGCGTCGAATTACATGTGGTGAAATAAACTTGTTAAAGTAATCTAGCGATTCGAGTCGATATTGTGGACACTTTAATAAGAGCCAATCTTGTGGTATCGGATCTTGTGGTATCCCTAAGCCACTTCGAGCTAGGTTCGTGCGTGACATCCCCCGTGGATACTTTCGAATCATTCCAATCGAACTAACCATCCCATCCGTATATATTTTAGGATAAAAAAACCGCAACTTACATAGCAGTAGAGAAAGGCAATATACCGATACTCAAATTATTACTAAACGCTAACCCAGATCTGGAGATTGCTACGAAAGACGGCGACACGCCTTTATTACGGGCGGTAAGGTCGCGTAACGCCGAAATCGTGCAATTGCTTTTAGACAAAAAAGCCAAAGTCTCGGCTACGGACAAGAAGGGTGATACTGTACTGCACATAGCGATGCGCGCGCGATCAAAAGCGATCGTCGAGATACTACTGAGGAATCCAAAGAATAGCCAGTTATTGTATCGTCCGAATAGACAAGGCGAGACCCCCTACAACATCGACGTCAATCATCCTAAGACGATGCTTGGACAGATATTCGGTGCTCGTAAGTTAATCAGACACATGCCATTATTAGTGTTATACGTTATTACAAGTAACTCAACTTACGATATGTGAAGAACACGCGTTGAATGTCTTGAcgaattttatagaataatttgATGAACGTTACAGGGCGTTTAAATACTAACGAGGACAACGAAAACATGCTTGGTTACGATTTGTACAGCAGCGCGTTAGCAGATATTCTCAGTGAACCATCGCTTTCTACGCCAATTACAGTCGGTCTTTACGCAAAATGGGGCTCTGGAAAATCGTTTTTACTGAACAAACTGAGAGGTACTACCAAATAACAAAGCTACTCCAATGctatttaatagttttatagAATGTCAACTGTTGGATGAATTTagaacaaaaaatagaaaaaattataatatttaaatttaaataaaattacattgtgtgacaatttaaattaaatttctatagcCCAGAAGATGCGCTAGTTTTCTGGAATATCTTTTGGTATATCTGTATACACCTaagttacattaaaaaatactaacGACGCGACTGTCTTTTACAGAGGAAATGAAGAACTTCGCACGACAATGGATCGATCCAGTATTCCAATTCTCTTCCTTACTCTTTTTAGTAGTAGCTCACGTATCCCTTCTCGTGGGCGTCACGTTAGGCCTCGCCTTGCAGTCGTGGATCATCGGTCTATCGTCCGGAATAAGTTTACTAGTTATCGTTTATATTTTCCTGGTTCTCGTTTGGTATGCCAACAAGAGGTGAGGCTTACGAAAAGTAGCAAGAAGTAAAGTTCTATTCGTTTTATGTTCTTATTGGAAATCTGTAATCGTAGGTACGATTGGTATTGGCCATATAATCTGACAGTGGAGCTCACCACCAAGTTGAACACGCTCAAACTGCTATTGCAAGTGATTTTTTGTCATCCGCCTGGCAGTCAATGTCAGGACGGCATAGCGGTGCAGCCGATCAAGTTTTACTTCACTGATCAGACTCGCGTGGGTACGACCGCCGCCGGTGAGAACGTGGTCGTGCAAATGGTCGGTTCGCTGTACGATTCCATCGAGAACGACTACGGTTCCTTGTCTACCAGACTATATAGAGCATTTCGGCCAAAACCAGATAAATCAACTACTACGTGGAAATGGAGGCGTTTGTGTTGCTTGCCCCACGTAATCTTATTCGAATTCTGCTTATGCAGCTTGCTCGTTGGTATCTCGATACTTACGGTGTACCTCATAGACATTTCGAATGAAGAGTGAGTAATTATATGCCGAACACAAAGTACTTCTACATTACTTATTTTACATGTTGTATCGTTTCGCGTTTAGGTCCACGATAGAGCGAGTTACTGCTCACATTATCATGATATCGATTGCCTTGGTCTTGGCCATCAGTATAATAGCGAATTTATATACATGGAGTAGAACGCTGCATGCATTGGTTTTTTCACAAAGAAGACACCTCCAACGCAGTATATCAAAATTGGAGACTCTGAAAAGCGAAGGGTTCATTCAGACTTTAAAAAGCGAGGTCAATTTAATGACAGAAATggtaaattacttatttattaagataGCTCTATTAGAACTTTGCTTTCAACGGGGTAGTTTTTAATCacaattttaatcacaaataGGTCAAGTGCTTGGATAGTTTCATGGCTCAACAAAGTAGACTAGTTGTAATAGTGGACGGTTTGGATAGTTGCGAACAGGATAAAGTTTTACTCGTTTTGGACGCTATACAGGCCTTATTTAGCGATAACGGATATCCTTTCGTCGTAATATTAGCGATTGATCCACATATTATATCTAAGGTAAgcaactttaaaaaataaaaatgtaaaaaattgggTAAATTGTAATATCGATTTCAAAATGTTACTTTGAATGATAACGAAAACTATCGTTCGACATTGTGCATGTAGGCGGTAGAAGTAAATAGCAGAAGACTATTCTCGGAATCAAATATCGGCGGTCATGATTACTTACGGAATATGGTGCATTTGCCGTTCTACTTGCAAAACAGCGGCTTGCGTAAAGTCAAGGTTGCGCAACAAACTGCTCAACATTATAAGAAGACAGTGTGGACGGAAGCCGAGGAGAGCGTTAACTATACTGCGACCAGCACCATGCATCATTCAGTATCCAGTAGAAGACTCAGCACGGAATCGGCTATAATGAACAGCAACGAGAAATTGAAACCCCAACAAAGGAAGGGCAGTAGAAAGATGCGATTGAGTGAATCAATCGCTAGCAGTATCGGCAGTAATTTGAATCGACTGGGGGGAGCGCAGGATCTCAATAAAATGTTGCTCACCGATGATTACTTTAGCGATGTAAATCCTCGTAGTATGAGGAGATTGATGAATGTCGTTTATGTCACTGGTAATGCATTAAGTCGTGCAATATTGCAGTGTATGAGTCTACGTAATCATTCCATGTGTACATTATTTGTCTATCTATTTTAGGGCGATTACTTAAGGCATTCCAGATTGACTTCAACTGGTATCACTTAGCTAGTTGGATCAACATTACTGAGCAGTGGCCTTTTAGAACGTCTTGGCTCATTCTTCATTACGATATGTACGAGGAGAGTCTGGATGATAATATGTCACTGAAAAGTCTTTATGATAAGTACGtggattttatttctttcttaatcttcttttcatactatttttatattactattttttatatttatattagggTGCGACCGCAAATTCCAGTATTGAAGGAAGTGCAACCGCTTCTCGAGATAGACAGAGACGAACGCAAGTTGGATGTTTTCCTCACGTTTCACCGCTCCAGCTTGCTTATTAGCGACATGAAAATATTCTTGCCTTTCACTATCAATCTAGACCCGtacattaaaaagaaaataaaagaggaaCAACAAAGCATAGAGGAAGACACCAATCTATTTAACAAACAAAGTGCTTGGCACGGCCACAATGTTCCGATTGATCAGTGGCCTCCACAAAGAGGCATGTCGATGAACCGGCACATGATGAAACTTGCCAAGCAATCGAGTTTGCAGGGATCCATGCCGCCGACGCCGTCGTGGGGTTACCAGCCAAGCTTTGAATGGCAAGTTCCGCCAACTTGGATGCAAATGCCTCCCATGGAACCAGTGTCAAAACCACTTTCCGCAACAACCATGTTACCGGTAcatcataaattaattgtatacaaTTATCTCTTGCGGGTTGAAAATATGTGACTTATCGCTTCGTCTTTATTCACAGTCCGAAATTCTGGAAATAAAGCTGTCGTCCTTATCAGTGAACGGAGTCTGCGATCTAATTGACAAAATTGAAAACCTTAATTCGACCCAAGcatctatatataaacaagCCATAAAAGAGAACAATATTAATGGAcgagttttattacattgcgATTTGCaagaattgaaaaaagtaattttttaaacactgCGTCTTTACATTTCAAGGAGAGGAAATTCtaaatacaaatgtatttgtattttttaggTATTTAAAATGACTTTTGGAGATTGGGAGTTATTTCGCATGGTAATTGTATCACTACGGGAAATGGAACTCTCGTCATTTACATACGAGGAGGGTCCTCGGAGTGTACGATTTACCGTAGGATCCGAACAAGTTTTACGCAAAGGTAcgttcgatatttttttttcgcttgtTTCTTGTTCGGTTTGATCACTCTTATCTGTTATAGATCACGCTTTGCCAAATAATTCGATACGGGTGTCTGCTCAtgtggagaaagagaaaggaacaTCGAGATCTGATGGGTCGACTCGCCGTGATCAAAATAAACAATCTATAATGGAAAAACAGGTATGATATAGGTACTTTTAAATGCATTAAGTAATCGATGCAATCGTAGAAATTTACGAATTGATATCGTGACtgaaaacttataaaaatgaattttcatttatttacattCACACTCGGTACCAGTTCCAGGTAAGCCGCTGCTATGATtactttaaaaagtaaaaaatttcgatatataataattctattcatCTATGTATAATACCTAACAAATACTATCCGCTGTGAATATGCTGAAGTGTCTATATACGTTTCAGGTAACGTTAGAGGAGCAAATGATTTGCGGAGCATTGCAGACGTTGAACGAGGAAGCTTGCGAAGATGTTTTAGACGTGCCATCGCCAGCGGTGGCACCAACAGACTCGCTTCCTTCAGGTGAGCCTACTCCCCTACCACTTACACTGCCTCTGGTAATAGTGCAAGAGCCACCGCAGCCTGACCAAAACAGTGACACTTCCGCCGAATACAGTGTTAACTTTTAGTCAAATCTGAAATAGGATGACTATACGATGATATGACTATAGgataatgtatatattcgtCAAATGAATAGCTCACGTTGTGCAAAAGCAGACTTTTCCGGCGTAACTTCTATCGAAATGTGCAACGACCAGCCATTGTTATCATTGCATTCAAGAACGGTGCTTGCCAGTATAtgttgttaaaagaaaaaaaaaagattgatatGCTTCATCCTATTTGATAGTTTTATTTGTACATCTGTATGTCTGTAGAACGCTATTTGACAGTATTGCCGACaaaagatgtatatatatgcaatgGCAGTCgacaaactaaaaataatggttatataaatatattgttattataaggCCATTTGTAAGTTACAAAGTGAAAGGCTATCCTCTGTAGGAACATGTATGAGTATTTCTTAAAAAGTATTCAAGTATTAAAGTGCCAATGCGAGAAACCAATCATACATATCGCACGAAGGAAGAATACAAAATGAAAGCCATTTAACGATTGTAATAGGATTATTATTGTATGCGTACtcttaagattattataatataatgctCATTTTATAAGCTAGTTTAATATCGATGTATATTGATGCCatattaaggaaaaaaagaaaaaaaaaaagattccaaAAACCCTCTATAGTCGGTAATTTACGAGCATACTCTTTACtgcatttgtaaatatatgattataaaaagaaagacaaaaattTCAGAGGCACTACTCTCAAAGCTAACTCTCGTTCGGTGTTTCCTGTGGACAATTCATGTACAAAAGACTGTGATAACGCATTGTTGACAAAACGAATATCTCGTGCGGAAAATGTGCTAACCGAGGCGACATGTaacaatgtattatatttttaacactgTTGTACGTAAAGTAATCGTGCTTGGcgataaaattgaaagttGCGTCCTGTTACTCCGGTCCATGTTACTTCCTGTACTATGTGTacactataaatattattgctaGATTAATAGCACCATGTTATATGAGCAGTATTATGTTATTACGAGAGCAAGTGGCAATAAAACTTTCTTGCAAACCACATCTGACATTACCTTCTTTGCAATTTGTATCTGGAAGCCTtcagttattattatcaattgcGATCAAAGCGTTTCaaagattgaaaattgaaataagagaattttaaaaaggaaatggaacaaatatctttttcattgATAACTTAGATTCTCATgtaaaatcttctttttttcgatactttttaaagaaatatatttgttttaaggATTTCGAACCAAGTGgcttcaaaatatatattataatcgatTAGAACATGATAATCACATGATACGAAGCAGATGTTACATGAGTCTCTGTTTTAGGACACGTCATCTCGGTACACGACACGGAATATGTACTGCTTCAATCCAGTCCGCTGCTTCACTGGGTACCGGTTAACGAGGATCCGGTCAGCTCAGACGACAGCTCGCACGATTCCACCGTGTTCCTTCAACGTACCAACTCCCAACGCAGCATCGCATCTCAATATAGCACGAGATCAGCCTGCTCGTACAAGACCCTGAAGAGAAGCGGTAGCAACATCAGCACGAGACCGTCCTCGCTATTCGTCTCCCCACCGCCGTCGCCGAAGCCTGCGATCAGGTCGAAGTCGACCGACGAGAGGTGTATGGGAAACAATGTATCCCTGAAGATCACGCCGTCGTCGGTATCCACTAAGAGACGCTCCTCCTCAACATTAAATGACGAGATAGTGATACCAGTACCCACTTCCAGCCTGGAGAAGCTATCGAAGCTGAAGGACCGTCTGATCGGCACCACGTCGACCGCGACGGCGCGGTCACCGGGCCCCGGTGGCGAGAGCGACGACGAGTCCACGCCGCTGGTATCCGAATTATCCACGCCAACGCATTCCCAATCGGACAGCGTGTTCAGACACGACTGCAGCGCGGAGAACAGCAGTTCGCCATCGTCCAACAGGAGTCTACCGCGTGACGGAGAGCGTCGCGTAGATCTAGATTACGCTGATACCGTCAGCCTTGTGATATGCGAGTCCTCGAACGCTCAATTGCCGTCTCGACACGGCACCAAGATCTGGGACGACACAGAGACGCCTGTCTGACACCTGTcgtcttttgtatataatcACAACGTGTGATAACTTATAGCGTATTATACGTTTGATTGATACCGATCTCAATTTGATGAAAGTGACTGGCATCTGCTGGGCAGGTACAGATGACATAATTCTGTTTTGACGATAAGCGTCGAGATAAGATATGTCTCTCTCGTGTAAATAACGAATAGCGAGAACATGCAGGTGTTTTTTATAGTTAGATTATTAAACGTGTTCATCTGCTTATAGTGGTTTGACGGAGAACGAATAAATGCCTTCTCGCGCAAGTCACATGCGATAATCCTTAGTTTAGCGAAACGAGACGATCTCGAGATGTACGACGCCGAAGCGACATTCCgtgtaaatattaatgcatTTACGAATGCAAAACTTTATCgacattttcctttttatattgaatCAGTATCGAAATATGTTGGAACGAGGGAGATGAGGAACATTTCCCGATGTATAGTATGTACCAAAGTATCCTGTCCCCAGTAATCAATTTATGTCAATTCGTAATGTCAGTGCAAATAGGTAACTTAAAGAGTAACCGATAAACGctagaatattttaaagaaatgatAATTCAAACGACCAGTATACAATCGTTGATTAGACTAcatctaatatataattctataaattatatctaatgtaatttatagaattttatctatgattttatcgaacaaaaaatgtagaatGTCACAAATAACTTGTACAAACGgcaattattacttatttcacTTTATATTTAGCtacaaaagtttttataaagaattttattgagATATTGCAAGATGGATATTTTAGTTGGACGGAATATATTCGTTTTAGTACTTCTTCCTTAATTTTAGTGTATTTTTTCCTTGTCAAATtacgatatattaataaaatgacaGAGAAACGCGTAAGCAATGTATTGATACATTTGTTTTATTGAAAGGCAAAAATTGTAACTACATAACATTAAATGTTTAGGACACTTCAGGACGGAATACATCAGGGTATTGATCattcattataatattgtaaatatatatatgtatatgattgtAGATATATtagctttgaaaaaatatatatatatacgctcATTTCTTGacattaaatacaataaaatattcaatcaaATACAATACATtgcaataatgttaaatactgtatacaatatatttagaatcaCGGAAACGCGCAACATAAAGTTAAACCAATTAAAAGGAGGACAAATGTTTCCTCTCTACTTTGTAACGAACGTTTGCATGCTAATTAAATACAGGGATAGTACCGCTTGTAATTAAatgcattgtttgttattaagTGTTACGTAAAAACGTCATATCACTTCAAAGCGGCAGCTGTGTCCTCGTTAGACACGATAGTGGAATGTTACAAATCATACAGATTTAAACTGGAACATCCtctaatacatacatataaaataatgacatAGCGTGgtgatatatgtatctattttAATGCGTATCAAAATTATGGCATATAGAAAGGAGAATATGAGACAAGGAacaaattacgaaaaaaaaaatatcttaggataataatctatatatactctgttacaaatatatacataaaaattcgatttcaCAGTTTCATAGGCGTGGAATAGTAAATACGAATATCCTTATAGCTGCATGTTTCAGGCACAAGTTGTGCTTTACCTAAGACTGGCGATGATTCGCGTATTGATTCTTTATTCATCTTTATCGATTATTGTCAtcattataatacataaatacattaaatctcAGGAGAAAGAGTAGATAAAATCAACGTCATTAAGACCTGATTAATTAGCGAATCTATAATGCTTCACTGATAAAAGTGTTCTCAAAAGTTTTGATCAAATTTACTTATtaacgatttatttatataatttatatcatattattgtataatgaGAATgataatacttatatttttaatcagtcACAGCGAATacgattttttcgtttctaaTATTCGCATAATTGCATATTCGTCCATCGCACGTTAAATTCAAAGGCACAATGACtgctaatataaaaatgctaCCTTATAAATGCATAGGCTTAACATTTAGACACGAGCAATATACGTTGCCTCACGAAATATGTAGGTCTGTTCGTTTTAGCTGCACTCTGTTACTTCCCATAATTAAAGCGAAACGAAAGTACATTTGTCCTTTGCAGAtagaaacataataaaattgtaaaaaacaaACGTAAATAGTGCGCTTAACGCGAATAGACCTTGCATACATACTTTATAATACATGTTGGCAGATTATAAGGACACTTGTTTTATCAACAcataagtttaaaataaatgcatcGTACAATTAAGGAATGTTCGCGACATTATAAACAGAAAGCTTATCTCATTATGCAAATTCTCAGTCGGCATAAAACGATCTCTATTAACCGACATAAAGATATCCTAGCAGTGACTTAAGCAATGCCTTCCTAAAATAGTACTCTGCTTTTATACTACTTAAGTATATCTTAGGACCCTTtcataaaaactatttttttaacatagtaGTTTTTTACGTGTCCAATTTTAATTGTCACAATTGTCATAAATTGTCATGACTAACATCACGCACTTTGTAAagcaagtaaaaaaaaacaaagatgtAGGCAGTCCGAGGAAGAccaaagtaaatatatatacgttggTGCTATTTTCTCGCGCATTGTACATCGACATTATTTCTcctttgtaatatttaataaatattttataactgtgTGGTAATTACCGTCTTTCTCGTGATTACTGTATGCTTGGTTGGCGTTTGACCAGGTGCTGGACTTTGTGACGGATCCGCTACCAGCCAGGGACTAATGTCTGACGCCGCTTGACTTTCATCCTGCAAAACAGATCTTTTAGTACTTTTACACTACtccgaattaatttttctcgattaacaataattatttaagaaaattgtcaCATTTAATTGAatcgaatattaataatattagtccTTTGTATTGACTGACTaactttaacattttaatggTTCAAATGACGAACTCGaagattatttaatactttacTATTCACACACACAGAGGCGACTTTCACGTGGGACGAAAAGCAAATTTTCATTACGCTTTCACCAACAGAATCAACTTACTCCTAGAATAAAATCTTACTTTCCCTTTACGATCAACACTGAATGATAAGTCTCTTAGATTTgttctaaaagtaattttctGTTCTTGGTGAAACCAGGGCGTTTATGTAATAGATGAGACGCTGGCCTGCAAgcgtaaaaaatgtaactgaCCTTGTGTGTAAGTGTCGTAGTGGTCGTTTGTATCTCCTCGGTTTTAACGACCCGCGCTCCGGCTTTTTCTGTATCCGCGTCGACTTTTTTCTCCGTTGTAACCGGTTGTAAATCTTTGAAGGGATTGAGTATGCCCAGGAACGGATTCGAGTCTATGAACGGATTagtgttctttttcttgtcgTCTTCCGGTTTTGCTTCCTCCTCGGAAGCTTCGGCCGTGTTAGACGCGTCAGTATCGTTAGTGAACGGattaaaaggattttgcgactGGTTCGATACTTTCGGGCTTAATGGCGTGGTCTTTTGTTCGATCTGTCCCCAACTGTCCAATGAAAAGTGTGTTACAGTTACAGCGTCGTCCGTAGAAGGATTTATTGCTGTCGTCGCTCCGCTCACAGAGAGAGTCAGTTTGTCACCGCCCTATATTTGATGAAGAAAGCAAGAAAGCAAACACATTACAGCTGGCAGCTAGCGATATAAAGCAGAcgcaataaataatgtaaacacAAACAACAACAGAATAATAATCTTGACAAAATTATTGTTCAATAAGCTGCTAAGTCTTCAAAAACC
The Temnothorax longispinosus isolate EJ_2023e chromosome 7, Tlon_JGU_v1, whole genome shotgun sequence DNA segment above includes these coding regions:
- the Arms gene encoding kinase D-interacting substrate of 220 kDa B isoform X4, which encodes MLRLTTLSRTLHRTDSMVSLCYRSLASYITDDNLVGLQNFLENKRVQVDDRDENGSTALILAATKGKIHFVREIINHGADVNAEDADNWTALLCAAKEGYTEICLELLEHGADLEHRDMGGWTALMWATYKGKSATVTMLLGRGADVNAHGNFHISSLVWAAGRGYTDIVKDLIAHGAKVNVGDKYGTTALVWASRKGNVEIVDMLLKAGGNVDTAGMYSWTALVVATLGNYVEVVSLLLEHKPNVNALDKDGCTALAIACREGHHEIANALLNAGAYVNIQDRAGDTNLIHAVKGGHRGVVESLLKKYADVDIAGKDKKTATYIAVEKGNIPILKLLLNANPDLEIATKDGDTPLLRAVRSRNAEIVQLLLDKKAKVSATDKKGDTVLHIAMRARSKAIVEILLRNPKNSQLLYRPNRQGETPYNIDVNHPKTMLGQIFGARRLNTNEDNENMLGYDLYSSALADILSEPSLSTPITVGLYAKWGSGKSFLLNKLREEMKNFARQWIDPVFQFSSLLFLVVAHVSLLVGVTLGLALQSWIIGLSSGISLLVIVYIFLVLVWYANKRYDWYWPYNLTVELTTKLNTLKLLLQVIFCHPPGSQCQDGIAVQPIKFYFTDQTRVGTTAAGENVVVQMVGSLYDSIENDYGSLSTRLYRAFRPKPDKSTTTWKWRRLCCLPHVILFEFCLCSLLVGISILTVYLIDISNEESTIERVTAHIIMISIALVLAISIIANLYTWSRTLHALVFSQRRHLQRSISKLETLKSEGFIQTLKSEVNLMTEMVKCLDSFMAQQSRLVVIVDGLDSCEQDKVLLVLDAIQALFSDNGYPFVVILAIDPHIISKAVEVNSRRLFSESNIGGHDYLRNMVHLPFYLQNSGLRKVKVAQQTAQHYKKTVWTEAEESVNYTATSTMHHSVSSRRLSTESAIMNSNEKLKPQQRKGSRKMRLSESIASSIGSNLNRLGGAQDLNKMLLTDDYFSDVNPRSMRRLMNVVYVTGRLLKAFQIDFNWYHLASWINITEQWPFRTSWLILHYDMYEESLDDNMSLKSLYDKVRPQIPVLKEVQPLLEIDRDERKLDVFLTFHRSSLLISDMKIFLPFTINLDPYIKKKIKEEQQSIEEDTNLFNKQSAWHGHNVPIDQWPPQRGMSMNRHMMKLAKQSSLQGSMPPTPSWGYQPSFEWQVPPTWMQMPPMEPVSKPLSATTMLPSEILEIKLSSLSVNGVCDLIDKIENLNSTQASIYKQAIKENNINGRVLLHCDLQELKKVFKMTFGDWELFRMVIVSLREMELSSFTYEEGPRSVRFTVGSEQVLRKDHALPNNSIRVSAHVEKEKGTSRSDGSTRRDQNKQSIMEKQVTLEEQMICGALQTLNEEACEDVLDVPSPAVAPTDSLPSGHVISVHDTEYVLLQSSPLLHWVPVNEDPVSSDDSSHDSTVFLQRTNSQRSIASQYSTRSACSYKTLKRSGSNISTRPSSLFVSPPPSPKPAIRSKSTDERCMGNNVSLKITPSSVSTKRRSSSTLNDEIVIPVPTSSLEKLSKLKDRLIGTTSTATARSPGPGGESDDESTPLVSELSTPTHSQSDSVFRHDCSAENSSSPSSNRSLPRDGERRVDLDYADTVSLVICESSNAQLPSRHGTKIWDDTETPV